One window of Edaphobacter dinghuensis genomic DNA carries:
- a CDS encoding DUF885 domain-containing protein, which produces MRKRLIALSLTIGTFLLMPTASPAQHISADGAPQTFQYVSDQYFSDVYFHFSPTAGTSAGLHQYDTQLEDYSAAGVQKEIAALHEYEKKVEAIDPTALDASVAGDREILLNNIRSQLLTLEVIRPWEKNPDTYSSGVTNSIFVVMERPYAPADTRLHAVVEREKLIPQVLEEARKNLKNPPRIYTEIALEQIDGLVSFFQNDVPSAFASVTDPDTKADFAKSNAAVIAALQSYGAWMKSDLLPRSNGDFRLGADTFRKKLAYDEMVDIPLDRLLQIAFADLHKNQAEFARVAKEVDPTKTPQQVLAELATIHPAPDQLLPAFHNTFDSLIAFINAHHIITIPSTVQPTLEETPPFMRATTFASMDPPGPFETHSTKAYFNVTLPEKNWTAEHVAEHMASFNVGTIISTSVHEAYPGHYVQFLWMPEFSSKIRKVLGANTNIEGWAHYTEQMMLDEGYDAPGPDATPAQIRESHLVRLGQLQDALLRDARFVNSIKLHTGEGEPGGKWTIEQAEDFFVKEGYQSRSVAVVETKRGTSDPTYLYYTLGKLEIMKLRADMMKKEGAAFNLETFHNNFMRQGFAPIKIIRKAMLHDDSPVL; this is translated from the coding sequence ATGCGTAAACGCCTCATCGCACTCAGTCTCACAATTGGAACTTTTCTTCTTATGCCTACTGCATCGCCAGCCCAACACATCTCTGCAGACGGTGCTCCCCAGACCTTTCAATACGTCTCCGATCAATATTTCAGCGACGTGTATTTTCACTTCTCTCCGACTGCGGGCACGAGTGCCGGATTGCACCAGTACGATACGCAGCTTGAGGACTACTCTGCTGCCGGAGTACAGAAAGAGATCGCTGCCCTTCACGAGTACGAGAAGAAGGTAGAGGCCATTGATCCCACTGCGCTCGATGCGAGTGTGGCCGGAGACCGCGAGATTCTGCTGAACAATATTCGTTCGCAGCTGCTGACGCTCGAAGTGATTCGCCCATGGGAGAAGAATCCCGACACTTATTCCTCGGGAGTTACCAACTCGATCTTCGTCGTTATGGAGCGGCCTTATGCTCCCGCGGATACGCGGCTGCATGCTGTGGTGGAGCGCGAAAAACTGATTCCGCAGGTGCTTGAGGAGGCGCGCAAGAACCTCAAGAATCCGCCGCGCATCTACACCGAGATCGCGCTTGAACAGATCGACGGGCTAGTCAGCTTTTTTCAGAACGATGTGCCCAGCGCGTTTGCGAGCGTTACCGATCCCGATACGAAGGCCGACTTCGCAAAATCCAATGCAGCGGTCATTGCGGCGCTTCAATCCTATGGCGCGTGGATGAAGAGCGATCTGCTTCCCCGCTCCAACGGTGATTTTCGTCTTGGAGCGGACACGTTCCGCAAGAAGCTTGCCTATGACGAGATGGTCGACATTCCGCTGGACCGCTTGCTACAGATAGCTTTTGCCGACCTGCACAAAAATCAGGCCGAGTTTGCGCGCGTAGCCAAAGAGGTCGATCCGACCAAGACACCGCAGCAGGTACTCGCCGAACTTGCCACCATTCATCCGGCGCCCGATCAGCTTTTGCCGGCGTTTCACAACACCTTCGATTCGCTAATTGCATTTATCAATGCGCATCACATCATTACCATTCCAAGCACAGTGCAGCCGACGCTTGAAGAGACGCCGCCGTTTATGCGCGCCACGACCTTCGCTTCGATGGACCCTCCGGGGCCGTTCGAGACGCACTCGACCAAGGCTTACTTTAACGTGACGCTGCCGGAGAAGAACTGGACAGCCGAACATGTTGCCGAGCACATGGCGAGCTTCAACGTGGGTACGATCATCAGCACCAGTGTGCATGAGGCTTACCCCGGCCATTATGTCCAATTTTTGTGGATGCCTGAGTTTTCGAGCAAGATTCGCAAGGTGCTGGGAGCCAACACCAACATCGAAGGCTGGGCTCACTACACCGAACAGATGATGCTCGATGAGGGCTACGACGCGCCCGGTCCCGATGCTACGCCTGCACAGATTCGAGAGTCGCATCTTGTTCGTCTGGGCCAGTTGCAAGATGCTCTGCTGCGTGATGCCCGTTTCGTCAATAGCATCAAGCTGCACACCGGCGAGGGCGAACCTGGCGGAAAGTGGACGATAGAGCAGGCCGAAGACTTCTTCGTGAAGGAAGGCTACCAGTCGCGCTCCGTGGCTGTGGTCGAGACGAAGCGTGGCACCTCGGACCCGACGTATCTTTACTACACGCTGGGCAAGCTCGAGATCATGAAGCTGCGGGCAGACATGATGAAGAAAGAGGGCGCGGCCTTCAATCTCGAGACCTTCCACAATAACTTCATGCGCCAGGGCTTCGCACCCATCAAGATCATTCGCAAAGCCATGCTGCACGATGACTCACCGGTGCTTTAA
- the galU gene encoding UTP--glucose-1-phosphate uridylyltransferase GalU: MTQKTPQKIRKAVFPAAGMGTRFLPATKALPKEMLCLVDKPLIQYGIEEAVAAGCTEIIIVTSRGKGIMEDHFDRSPELEASLEAKNKTALLEVARSVSKLAKITYTRQAEPLGLGHAVLQAKEIVGNEPFAVLLPDDIVDASTPCMKQMVEAFNETQCSILGSEVVEGAAISAYGCLDCTPDPKNPRLLAVKNMVEKPKPEEAPSQNAIIGRYILTPRIFEMIEGITPGAGGELQLTDAIKALLQYEKVYGFSYEGKRHDAGDKLGFLKATVEFALKREDLGPAFRSWLKSFPI; encoded by the coding sequence ATGACCCAAAAGACTCCTCAGAAGATTCGCAAAGCTGTTTTTCCAGCCGCAGGCATGGGCACGCGCTTTTTGCCCGCAACCAAGGCGCTGCCCAAAGAGATGCTCTGTCTCGTCGACAAGCCGCTGATCCAGTACGGCATTGAAGAGGCCGTGGCCGCAGGCTGCACCGAGATCATTATTGTTACCAGCCGCGGTAAAGGCATTATGGAAGACCACTTCGATCGCAGCCCCGAACTTGAGGCCTCACTCGAAGCCAAGAACAAGACTGCGCTGCTCGAAGTGGCACGCAGCGTCTCCAAGCTTGCAAAGATCACCTACACTCGACAGGCGGAACCTCTCGGCCTTGGCCACGCGGTGCTTCAGGCCAAGGAGATCGTCGGCAACGAGCCCTTCGCTGTTCTGCTGCCGGACGATATCGTCGATGCCTCGACGCCGTGCATGAAGCAGATGGTTGAAGCCTTCAACGAGACCCAGTGCAGCATTCTCGGCTCCGAGGTTGTGGAAGGCGCGGCGATCTCTGCCTATGGCTGCCTCGATTGCACGCCCGATCCTAAGAATCCTCGCCTGCTCGCGGTGAAAAACATGGTCGAGAAACCCAAGCCGGAAGAGGCGCCTTCACAGAACGCCATTATCGGCCGCTATATTCTTACGCCACGCATCTTCGAGATGATCGAAGGCATTACTCCCGGTGCGGGCGGCGAGCTTCAACTCACCGATGCCATCAAGGCTTTGCTGCAATACGAAAAAGTCTATGGCTTCAGCTACGAAGGCAAGCGTCACGATGCAGGCGACAAGCTGGGCTTCCTCAAAGCCACCGTCGAGTTCGCACTCAAGCGCGAGGACCTCGGCCCGGCCTTCCGTAGCTGGCTCAAATCCTTCCCCATCTAG
- a CDS encoding alkene reductase, with protein sequence MPSLFDPIQLGDLHLPNRIFMAPLTRLRGTPDHIPTPIMIEYYTQRASAGLIISEGTPVDPMGVGYANVPGIWSKEQVEAWKPVTAAVHNAGGHIFAQIWHVGRISDPAFLNGQLPVAPSAIAASGTVSLLRPQRPFPTPRALELSEVRGVVEAFRRGAQNAQAAGFDGVELHGANGYLLDQFLQDGSNHRDDEYGGPIENRARLMLEAADAAISVFGAGRVGMHLAPRGDSHGIFDSNLTATFSYVARELGSRKIAFIAAREHVGPDSIGPQLRQLFGGTFVANEAIDQKTGQQLLDEGKADAVAFGKLFIANPDLPARFAKHSPLNRPEPNTFYAPGSHGYTDYPSL encoded by the coding sequence ATGCCGTCACTCTTCGACCCAATTCAACTCGGCGACCTGCATCTGCCCAATCGCATCTTTATGGCGCCGCTTACACGTCTGCGCGGCACGCCCGACCACATTCCCACGCCGATCATGATCGAGTACTACACCCAGCGTGCCAGTGCCGGCCTGATCATCTCTGAAGGAACGCCCGTCGATCCGATGGGCGTCGGTTATGCCAACGTTCCCGGCATCTGGTCCAAGGAGCAGGTCGAGGCGTGGAAGCCTGTTACCGCCGCCGTACACAATGCTGGAGGCCATATCTTCGCGCAGATCTGGCACGTGGGCCGCATCTCCGATCCTGCCTTCCTCAACGGACAGCTTCCTGTTGCGCCCAGCGCCATTGCAGCGTCGGGAACGGTGAGCCTGCTTCGACCGCAGCGGCCTTTCCCTACTCCGCGGGCGCTTGAACTCAGCGAAGTAAGAGGTGTGGTCGAGGCGTTTCGCCGCGGCGCGCAAAACGCCCAAGCTGCCGGGTTCGACGGCGTGGAGCTGCACGGAGCCAATGGTTATCTACTCGACCAGTTTCTTCAGGACGGTTCCAACCACCGCGACGACGAGTACGGCGGCCCTATCGAAAATCGTGCCCGCCTGATGCTCGAAGCCGCCGATGCCGCTATCTCCGTCTTCGGTGCAGGCCGCGTGGGGATGCACCTGGCGCCGCGCGGCGACTCGCATGGCATCTTCGACTCCAACCTTACTGCAACCTTCAGTTACGTTGCACGAGAGTTGGGAAGCCGCAAGATCGCCTTCATCGCCGCACGCGAACACGTTGGCCCCGACAGCATTGGCCCGCAGCTCAGGCAGCTCTTCGGCGGCACCTTTGTTGCCAATGAAGCCATCGATCAGAAGACGGGCCAACAGTTGCTCGACGAGGGCAAAGCCGACGCTGTTGCCTTTGGCAAACTATTTATCGCAAACCCCGATCTGCCTGCTCGCTTCGCTAAACACTCGCCGCTGAATCGACCGGAGCCGAATACCTTCTACGCTCCCGGTTCACATGGCTATACGGACTACCCTTCTCTTTAA
- a CDS encoding ferritin-like domain-containing protein, with product MPTEKTSAAKTSVTRKQLIDALNEDLAREYQAIIAYVNYSQVLKGAQYMNIAAELAVHAGEELAHAITIANQIDYLGGMPCVTPKPVKTSEKAVDMLHFDLENENETIRQYRRRVKQCDELGEFATAEHIRDILLQEQDHQISLATALGIDVPDVGIAD from the coding sequence ATGCCGACAGAAAAAACCAGCGCTGCCAAAACTTCCGTCACCCGCAAACAGCTTATCGATGCCCTTAACGAAGACCTTGCCCGCGAGTATCAAGCCATCATTGCGTACGTCAATTACTCCCAGGTGCTTAAGGGCGCGCAGTACATGAACATCGCCGCGGAGCTAGCCGTACACGCCGGGGAAGAGCTGGCGCATGCCATCACCATCGCCAACCAGATCGACTATCTCGGCGGCATGCCCTGCGTTACGCCGAAGCCGGTCAAGACCTCCGAGAAGGCTGTAGACATGCTTCACTTCGATCTCGAAAACGAAAACGAGACCATTCGCCAATACCGCCGCCGCGTTAAGCAGTGTGATGAGCTGGGCGAATTCGCCACTGCCGAACATATCCGCGATATCCTTCTGCAGGAGCAGGACCACCAAATCTCTCTGGCCACTGCCCTTGGCATCGATGTTCCCGATGTGGGTATTGCAGACTAA
- a CDS encoding LacI family DNA-binding transcriptional regulator codes for MANLGQGTKKKRTTTKKTPERMDIRTIARLANVSIATVSRTINRVPTVNPKIAKRVWEVIEELDYFPNTQARALVSGRSWILGLIVSEITNPFFPELIQGFEDIAVEHGYEILVSSTNHDPKRMSHCIRRMLERKVDGVAVMTFGIEAPLLDQLAQRKVPLVFIDVGPDGPGINVLKVDYHHGIRQGVQHLAALGHRNIAFVRGPEGLHSAESRLDAFLVSLRECGIAPNPAWILSGDHTLEGGMAAMQQLLGEKNMPTAVMCSNDMTAIGVLHTMYRAGLRVPDDLSVIGFDNIHIAEVTIPPLTTVQMSRFDLAKAAVTALRACAEGTEKSAQKHEYNIQTDLVVRESTGFPRGAMKDLPKKVRAKK; via the coding sequence ATGGCCAATCTTGGACAGGGCACGAAGAAGAAGCGTACTACGACGAAGAAGACTCCGGAACGTATGGACATTCGCACCATTGCGCGTCTGGCCAACGTTTCGATTGCAACCGTCTCGCGAACGATCAATCGTGTGCCGACGGTAAACCCGAAGATTGCTAAGCGAGTATGGGAAGTCATTGAAGAGCTGGACTACTTTCCCAACACGCAGGCGCGAGCTCTGGTCTCCGGGCGTAGTTGGATTCTGGGCCTGATCGTCTCCGAGATCACCAATCCATTTTTTCCTGAGCTCATTCAGGGCTTCGAGGACATCGCCGTCGAACACGGATACGAGATCCTCGTGAGTTCAACCAATCATGATCCCAAGCGCATGTCGCACTGCATCCGCCGCATGCTGGAACGTAAGGTAGACGGCGTTGCGGTTATGACCTTCGGTATCGAGGCGCCTCTGCTGGACCAGTTGGCCCAGCGCAAAGTGCCATTGGTCTTTATCGATGTGGGGCCGGATGGTCCCGGCATCAATGTGCTGAAGGTGGACTACCATCACGGCATACGCCAGGGCGTGCAACATCTTGCCGCGCTCGGCCATAGAAATATCGCCTTTGTGCGTGGGCCTGAGGGCCTGCACTCGGCAGAATCGCGACTCGATGCATTCCTGGTGTCGCTGCGGGAGTGTGGCATTGCGCCCAACCCGGCGTGGATTCTGTCGGGAGACCATACGCTCGAAGGCGGTATGGCGGCCATGCAGCAACTGCTGGGAGAGAAGAACATGCCGACTGCGGTTATGTGCTCGAACGATATGACCGCCATCGGCGTGCTGCACACCATGTACCGTGCTGGCTTGCGCGTGCCGGACGATCTTTCGGTCATTGGCTTCGACAACATTCACATCGCCGAGGTGACCATCCCTCCGCTGACGACGGTGCAGATGTCGCGCTTCGATCTGGCAAAGGCTGCGGTGACTGCATTGCGAGCCTGTGCGGAGGGAACGGAGAAGTCCGCGCAGAAGCACGAGTACAACATCCAGACCGACCTTGTGGTCAGGGAATCGACCGGCTTCCCGCGCGGAGCGATGAAGGACCTTCCTAAGAAAGTTCGGGCCAAGAAATAA
- a CDS encoding alpha-N-arabinofuranosidase — MDRRRFLQTSSLAGAAFAFTARTAWSATADAHVEVLLDESVGIIAPEIYGQFTEHLGGVIYDGIWVGEDSPVPNVHGIRKQIVDLMKQIHVPVVRWPGGCFADSYDWRDGIGPRKDRPTRTNFWADDPDAARLKGNAVQAYETNAFGTDEFMRFCHLSGAEPYLASNLRSLPAMAFSRWVEYCNSPAGSTTLAKQRAANGSAAPYDVKYWGVGNESWGCGGNFEPEEYAEEFRRFTTWVPHYGVPLSFIGSGPNDNNLEWTNGFFEALRRKNYMPRELHGWSVHYYTWNLSMGETTDWVAGKRDALDFDETGWYELFLQGLYMEEIVRAQWGLLGEFDPGRNIKLVVDEYGPWYKPGTQLDPTHLLGQQVTLRDALLTAMTLDIFNRHAEKVGMAACAQLVNCLNALFFSHEDKFITTPVFHVFDMYAAHQGAQSLRVNFSSPQVHYQRKGKPTALAGLLGSASMRGKTVTVTATNPNLKDARLTEIVLRGSARITSAEASVLTDADMHAHNTFEQPNAVQLKKQAVDVQGDRLIITLPPASVSSITIQLA, encoded by the coding sequence GTGGACCGTAGAAGATTCCTGCAGACATCATCACTCGCCGGAGCCGCATTCGCATTCACCGCCCGCACCGCATGGAGCGCAACCGCCGATGCGCACGTCGAAGTTCTGCTCGATGAGAGCGTTGGCATCATCGCTCCCGAGATCTATGGCCAGTTCACCGAACATCTTGGCGGCGTCATCTATGACGGTATCTGGGTAGGCGAAGACTCTCCCGTTCCCAACGTCCACGGAATCCGCAAGCAAATCGTCGATCTGATGAAACAGATTCACGTACCGGTCGTGCGCTGGCCGGGCGGCTGCTTCGCCGACAGCTACGACTGGCGTGACGGCATTGGTCCGCGCAAGGACCGACCAACCCGCACCAACTTCTGGGCTGACGATCCTGACGCGGCGCGGCTGAAGGGCAACGCGGTGCAGGCTTATGAGACCAATGCCTTCGGCACGGACGAGTTTATGCGCTTCTGTCATCTCAGCGGCGCCGAGCCTTACCTCGCCAGTAATCTGCGCAGTCTGCCAGCGATGGCTTTTTCGCGCTGGGTGGAGTACTGCAACTCTCCCGCTGGTTCCACTACGCTCGCAAAGCAGCGTGCGGCTAACGGTTCCGCTGCTCCCTACGATGTGAAGTATTGGGGCGTAGGCAACGAGAGCTGGGGTTGTGGCGGCAACTTCGAGCCCGAAGAGTATGCCGAGGAGTTTCGTCGCTTCACCACATGGGTGCCGCACTACGGCGTGCCGCTCTCTTTCATCGGCTCAGGCCCCAACGACAATAACCTTGAGTGGACCAACGGCTTCTTCGAGGCCCTGCGCAGAAAGAACTACATGCCACGCGAACTTCACGGATGGAGCGTTCATTACTACACCTGGAACCTGAGCATGGGGGAGACCACCGATTGGGTCGCGGGCAAGCGCGATGCGCTCGACTTCGACGAGACCGGATGGTACGAGCTTTTTCTGCAGGGACTCTATATGGAGGAGATCGTGCGTGCGCAGTGGGGGCTGCTGGGGGAGTTCGATCCTGGTCGCAATATCAAGCTCGTCGTCGATGAGTATGGCCCATGGTACAAGCCCGGCACGCAACTCGATCCTACACACCTGCTGGGCCAGCAGGTAACGCTGCGCGATGCCCTGCTGACGGCCATGACGCTCGACATCTTCAACCGCCATGCGGAAAAGGTGGGCATGGCTGCGTGCGCGCAACTGGTCAACTGCTTGAATGCCCTTTTCTTCTCACACGAAGATAAGTTCATCACTACACCGGTCTTTCACGTCTTCGATATGTATGCTGCACATCAGGGGGCTCAGTCGCTGCGCGTGAACTTCTCTTCGCCGCAGGTCCACTACCAGCGCAAGGGCAAACCAACGGCCCTCGCGGGACTGCTCGGGTCTGCCTCTATGCGCGGTAAAACCGTCACGGTAACTGCGACCAATCCTAACTTGAAAGATGCGAGACTGACCGAGATTGTGCTGCGCGGTTCCGCAAGGATTACATCTGCGGAGGCTTCGGTACTGACCGATGCCGACATGCACGCTCACAACACGTTCGAGCAGCCCAACGCCGTTCAACTCAAAAAGCAGGCCGTCGATGTTCAGGGAGACCGGCTGATCATCACGCTCCCGCCAGCCTCCGTCTCCAGCATTACGATTCAGCTCGCCTAA